In Wolbachia endosymbiont (group A) of Pogonocherus hispidulus, the genomic stretch AAAGCGCTTTTTATAATTAAAAGATATATTTTCCCACACTGTAACGTAGTCAAATAAAGCGGAATTTTGAAATAAAACCCCAAATTTATTTTTACTTTTACTATTTATTTTAACAGACCCTGAGTCTGGAGCAAGCAAGCCGATAATTGTTTTTGTTAGTACCGATTTGCCACTTCCTGAGCTACCAAGTATGACTAATGATTCCCCTTTCGATATATCAAAATTTAGATCTTTTAGTACTGTCCTATCATCAAAAGATAAGCTTAAGTTTAATATTGATATTATGGGGTTACGCATGTATCAAAGTAATCATGTAGTTTGCTAAAATGATCAGTATGGACGAAAAAACAACAGTTGATGTTGTAGCAACACCTACTCCTCGTGCACCTTCTTTGCAATGATAACCGTAATAGCAGCTTGAGACAGAAATTATAGTGCCAAATGCAGTTGCTTTAGCTAGCCCAGTTATAAAATCGTACGTATTAAAGAACTGAGCTGTGTATTTTATGTATATATTTAAATTGTGGTTAAATTCGAAGACTGCAGTGACATACCCTCCAAATATTCCTATTAGATCTGCACATACTGTAAGTATGGGAAATACTATGATTGACGCTAAAATCCTTGGTGCAATTAAATATTTGAAAGGGTTGATGTTCAAAGTTGTAAGGGCATCTATTTGCTCGGTGATGCGCATTGTACCAATTTCTGCTGCAATTGATGATCCAACCTTCCCTACCATTATTAAGCTGATCAAAACTGGTCCTAACTCTTTAATGATAGTGATCATAACAAGTTTGGGTATTATCTGTTCTTGATCAATCAATGGACCACTCAAGCTACTTTGTAAAACTATCGCCGCTCCTATGAAAACTCCAGTGAGCCCAACAATTGGCAGAGAGAAAAAGCCTATCTCTATAATTTGTCTTGCTACGTTGCTAAAATAATATGGTGGCACAAAGCAGTGGTATAGAGATTGAATAAAAAATATGAATACACTACCAAGCCTTAACAAAAAATTGATAAAGCACTTACCAATTATTCTAACACTATTTATATCAAAAAAGCTCACTTTGTATTCATTTTAGCTAGAGGTTAGTCTTACTGATTTTATTAAAATTTTTATTAACTTTATCGCAAAGTATAGCTGAGATATGTTTTAAGTTCAATAGCTAACGTAACTTTACCTTATACCGCACACAACTATACGAACGTTTATCTTTCTAAAAGCAATTTGCATAGCAAATGATGTCATTCCAGCGCGTGGCGCTGGAATCCAGTTTCTACACAATTTAATCAAAACGCTGTATGATATATTTTTTGTAATCAAGTCTTCTGGATCCCAGATACTGTCTCTCATGTCAAACAATTAATTTACAATTAAATGGCTGATTGTTTTTAAGAATACCAAAAAAGACATGCATCAGTTTTCTCATCAAGGCTAAAACTACGACTTTTGGACACTTTCCTTTACTCGTTAAACGCTGACAAAATTTTTGAAAATGATGATTGTACTACTATAGCTGGCATATAAAAAGCTTTTCGAATACGCTCAGATCCTATTTTACATATTCGGCTTCTTCTACTTATTGACGATCCAGATTGATGATGTTCTGGCGGCAAAAGCTGTTAGCATGACTAAAATTATCAACTGACGGCGTTTCTGCGATAACAGCAACAGCAGTAAGATATCCTATGCCTTTTACAGTTTTGAGGTTTTCTATCATATTTTTTAGGTATGGATAGTGATTAATATGCTCATCAATTTCTTTTTCCAGGATAGCAATTTGTGCATCTATTGTTGAAATTACTTCGGATCTAGCGTTTTTGCAGCTGGAGTGCATATTTTTATTTTCCAAACGGTTCATCTGTTGCAACTTGTCGTCTTTAAGTGATTGCATGCAACGATAAAGCTCTCTTAAATGCCTAACTTCAGGGGAAATAGGTTTCCAAAGAGCAGGTTTATTAGCGATACAAAATCTATAGCTGCATCTGATTTATCGGCTGAGCAGTTCACTTTTGCCAAAAGCCTTCTGGATTTACTACACTTACGTTATGTCCCAAGTCGTGCATAAAAGTAGCCAAATCTTCACCACACCAGCTAGTTGCTTCAAGACAAAGATGAATAAGGTTTGCTCCATGTCCATTGCACCACACTACAAGTTTTGTAAAGCCGTCTTCAAAAGACTTTGTGCCGTTTCTTATCGTTTATTAGCAAACAAACATCAAATTTCTTTTTAGAAATATCTACACCTAAAATAGCATTTACTTGCATAAAACTGCCTCCAAGACTATAAATAAATTGAGAGTTCTTGTAAATACGGGATATAATTCCAAAGATACTGTTCAGTCTTCTAACTCTATGGGAGGGGAGCAAAATCTGGGATTCAGCCTTATTGGCATTAGTGTCAAGTTGGCTTCACCCTCCCTGTGAGATATTTTAGCTCTAATACCTCACATCATAAAGATACAAGTGTCACGCACTGGGATGACAGGGAAGAGAATACTGGATGACACCCTGACAACCGTCATCCCGCTGCTTGTTAGCGGGATCTATGTTAAGGTATGACGGTTAAGTAACTCGTCATTCCGCTACTTGTTAGCGGGATCTGCTGTGGCGACATAAACTCAAATCATTTCAAATTTCAATCCAAAGAGGTATCATCATGTCAAACAACTTCAATTTCAAAGAATTTTTTCACCATTACGAAGCAAACAGTACGTCAGATGATATACAACGGTACTGTATACTGTGGAAATCAGTGATAGCACAGGCAATGACTGATGCAGCAAGTAACTGTAAAAAAACAGAAAGCTTGGTAGAGAAACGTAAGGCGATTTCTTGGTTGTCAGACTTTAGTCAAGATTTTGTGCACACATGTATATTGGCTGATTGTGATCCGGTATACGTAAAAAACAAAATACAGCCAATTTTAAAAAGCCTTACTAGATAAAGCCTTTTCAATGAGGTTTACTCCTTTTACCGAAAAAAATATCATTCAATCTCCTATCTATAGTTTCCTCTATATCTTTGATTAATAGCTGCTTTATCATGTTTACTTTCCGCTTTGCATCTTGAGCGTGATGCTCACTGTTATTGCTGTAATTATTCTTATCACTATAACTACTGCCACTTGGTTTACTACTGTTACTGAACTCACTACCCTTTTTTCTTCTTGTGATTATGAACTTGAGTATCTTTTCCTTTAAAAAGGACTTCCAGCCTGTGCTAAGTAATAATTTATAGAGAAAATGCGGAGTAAGAAACGCCACTAATATTCGAATAGAAATTCCGTAACCGAGATCTTCCCTATTTTCATAATACCACTTGCAATATTGAAATAAATGGTAAAACGCATTTTTGAAAGAGCCAAATTCTACAGCATACCAAAAACCATTGCTGAGAAACATGAGCACAATGCTGGATGTGTAAAGATACATTGTGAAGAGAAACAGTTTCACAATTATATCTTTTAGACTACCTAATATATAATTCAATAATCTTAATCTATAGAAAAGTGATATCATTTCACACCCACTTCAACATGGCTGGGGTGGAAGGATTCGAACCTTCGCGTGGCGGTATCAAAAACCGCTGCCTTACCACTTGGCTACACCCCAATACTACTTACATCAATAACACTATTAGCCCAATTAGTAAAAGATTTATTTGCTTTTTCTATGGGCATCACAGCAATAGCTGGCTGATCATAAGAATGCATTGCTTCGATTTTTTCTACAATTTTATCAACTTGATCATTCCTGCTCTTCATAATTGCCACTACTTCACAACCACTGTTAATTTCACCCTTCCATAAATACAGAGAATTTACTTCAGTTACACATACAATTAACTTCTCGTTTAACAATTCTTCAGAAATAGTTTTAGCCTCATTTAAATTTGAAAAAGTTGAAAACTAAATTATTCATTAGAATCTATATAAACGCATTGCTACTATACTCCACTCAGGTTTATTCATCAAGAGAAAATAACGCCAGCGCGTACTGTATGAACATTTGTTTGCAAAGGTAGTATGTTAAGTGTTATAGCTAGTTTGCCTCAAACGTAAAGGTGTCATCCCAGTGCCCCTGTGATGTCATTCCAGTGCTTGACACTGGAATCCAGTTTTCCATATAATCTCATCGAAAACGTTGTAACCACTTTCTATGCTAGTTTACTTGTAAACAAGCAAACTTTCCTGGATCCAAGTAGTCAAGCACTGGGATGACACCTTTCCTAGCAGAGAAATCACAATGTTCATACGGTTGTACGCGTACCGCTGGGATCTAGGATTTTTCTATAGTTTAAAAACAAAAAAAGGATGTTACTCAACGAGTAACATCCTTTTGGAGAAGGTAGAAGTTTTACTTATTACACTGTTCCTGGAGTTGCTGTAGCTCTTGAGTTGACAGGTTCTGCACTAGGTTGATCTAGAGATGCGCGTCGTTTTGCCAACTTTTCTTCGCGTTCTCTGTCAAATTCTTCTTTTAAAGGAAGAACTTGTTTTCTTGTTGGCGTAGAAGAACCAGAACCCATTCCACTATCAGAAGAATTACTGCGAGTTAGAGTTCCCTCATCCAGTGAATTGCTTCTGGTTGATTTGGGTGTAGAAAGCACATGTTTTTTCGCCCGCTGATCAACAAACTTTGACCATTCATCCTCTAAGGTTGGACTTTCAGGTACTTTTGGTGGAGCAACTGGAATAGACTGCTTACCAGAAGGTTTTTGTCCTATTGTTGCAGTTTTGTCAAGCACCCCAAGATCAGAACTAAAAGGTTCGTGAAGTTGTTTTTCTACGTTACTCCCTCCAAATTGTATAGAATCTCTGAGTGTCCCATACTTTCCTGCTACTTTATTAAGGTTCTCCATAGAGTTAGAAAGTTTATGCTCTGTTTTGCACTCTTTAACAATCCTCTTAATTTCATCGTAATGTTCAGAGAAAACACGGTCAATGAAATAAACATCGCTAGGCAATGCTTTCTGTTTTATCAAGACACGCAAATCTTTTTCATCCAAATGCTTAATGAAGTTTTTTTGTACTTGCCACTTAGGAGTATGCTCTATCGATTCTGATTTTGCCTCCTCTGCTATTTTTAAATCAATTTTTAACGATATTTCAGAAAGTATATTTTTTACTAACTTAGAATTATCTCCTTTATCAGCAAAAATCGCTTTTAGTTCGTGCTTTATTTCACCAGCTTTCTTGCGATCTTCCTCAGGAAACTTTGTCATTTTTTCTATAGCATCACCTTCCTTAGCATGATTGTAAAATACAACTCTATCCCTTTCCTTAAAGCGTTTTTTCAGTGAATCTACACCTTCTCCCACCTTATCTCTAGCATGCACAGCACCACCTTTAGCTGTTTCGTAAAGATTTTTCGCCCCATCAACTGTCTTTTCTGCTGACCATTTGAGCCCTTTGAATGTGTATTCAACTGCTTTATAAGCAAAAAATAGAGTAAGGGCAACTATTGCACCTGTTGCAGCAACCGGTAAAGCAACTGCCACAAATGGAAGTAATGCACCAACCATCACACCTACTGCACCTACTGCAATCATTTGCTCTTTTGCAGACCAGTTAGAGAAATTTTTTATATCTTTTAGTTTATCCTGCACAGTTTCCATGAAAGTGGAATTTTTTTTAACAGAACTTGAATTTGTTTGTTTACTGGCTAACATTTTAAACCTCACTATTAATTAAATATATTATATTGTACACCCTCGATTCTTAAGTTAGTGTTAATTTGGCTGCCAGTATTCATTTGTCTTCAAATAATTTCGCTTGACGTGTTTTTTGATAGTGTGGAAAATTAGGTCAAGAAGCCGGAGTATTTATGAGGTGCATAAAAAGGGCACTCATCTTTTTGGCTGTTATAACTTTAATAATAATAGCTTTACTATTTAGGTATAATTCCCATTTTCACGAAGACGTAGTGCACTTAAAGAGTGACAATAAAGAATTCAAAAAAAAGCCAGAAAATTCTGTAGAGTCGACCATACTATATAGAGAAAAGGAAGTGTACGATCATGTTTTCCATCCTGATGATTAATTTGTAAATAAAATAGCAATTTATGTTTGCATTTTCTTATTAAAGAAGTAATATTAGCGTATTAATTATAGAATCAATCATTATGTTTGATGAGAATAATCCTTGGAATCTGGGAAAGAAACCGGTAGGGAACAAAACTCCTAATAATGAAGATATTTTAAGTAAAGCTGTATCTGATGTAAGGTTCTTTCTTAATGGATTAACCAGAAACAGGGGCAAAAAACCTTATTTCATCATTTTTATTATTTTGCTGTTCTATGCTTGCACTGGCTTTTATATTGTCCATCCTAGTGAGGAAAGTATAGAACTTACCTTTGGTAAATATTCTAATACAGAAACACCTGGTTTGCGTTATCACTTCCCCTACCCTATTGGCAAGGTTTTTAAAGTGAACGTTAAGGAAGTAAATCGTGAAGAAATTGGGGTAAGTAGTTCTTATGGGCGAGATACAGATCGCGGTGAAGGTGTGATGCTAACTGGAGATGAAAATATAGTCAACGTTAACTTCGAGGTTCAGTGGCGCGTTAGAGATGCTAAGGACTATTTATTCAAAGTGCGGGATTACAAACCCGGTTTCAGTGTTAAAAATGCTGCTGAAAGTGCCATGAGAGAAATAATAGGTAAAAACACGATCTCTTTTGCACTTGGTCAAGGCAGACCAGAAATTTCTAGAGATACTAGAATTCTATTGCAGCAGATTCTTGATGGATACCAAATGGGCATAGAGATTTTATCTGTTCAAATGAAAAAAATTGATCCACCAGAAAAAGTAATCAGTTCGTTTAGAGATGTACAAAGTGCTCGTGCAGACAAAGAGCGTACTATAAACGAAGCATATGCTTATAATAACGATATTATACCTCGAGCAAAGGGTGAAGCGATAAAGATAAAATTAGATGCAGAGGCATATGAGAATGAAGTAATAAATGAAGCAAAAGGTAATGCAAATCGCTTTTTATCTCTTTATGAGGAATATAGACAGAATCCTTCTCTCGTTAAGAATCGTATTTATCTTGAAACTATGGAAAATATTTTCAGTAAGGTAGACAAAGTTGTTGTAACTGATGATCTGAAAGGTATGTTTTCTTATTTACCTCTTACAAATTTAGGGAAATAACCATGAGTAGTAATATTAAATTTGTTTTTGTTTCTGTATTTGTTGTTTTATTGATTGTTTTATTTAATTCAATATTTGTTGTGCAAGAAACAAAGCAAGCGATAGTTATACAACTCGGTAAAGTTGTAAGAGATGTTAGGGAAAGTGGCTTATATTTTAAGTTACCATTCATAAATAGTGTAGAGTTTCTTGATAAAAGAGTTTTAGATTTAAGTCCTGATAAGATCCCAAGGGAAGTGATAACAGCGGATCAAAAACGTATTATAGTAGATGCGTATGCAAAATATAAAATAACAAATCCTGTTACTTTTTACCAGGCTGTGAGGAATGAATCAGGGCTGGTTAGAAGATTGTATCCGGTTATAGAAGCACACATAAGAGAAAATATAGGCAGATTTTCGTTGATTAGTTTGTTGAACGAAAAAAGATCAGAGGTTATGCAATTGATTCAGCGTGGAGTTTATTCTGAAGCTGAAAAATTTGGCATAGAAATAATAGACGTAAGAATTAAGAGAGCAGATTTACCAGAAGAAAATAGTTCTGCAATATTTCGCCGTATGCAAACTG encodes the following:
- a CDS encoding MlaE family ABC transporter permease, which gives rise to MSFFDINSVRIIGKCFINFLLRLGSVFIFFIQSLYHCFVPPYYFSNVARQIIEIGFFSLPIVGLTGVFIGAAIVLQSSLSGPLIDQEQIIPKLVMITIIKELGPVLISLIMVGKVGSSIAAEIGTMRITEQIDALTTLNINPFKYLIAPRILASIIVFPILTVCADLIGIFGGYVTAVFEFNHNLNIYIKYTAQFFNTYDFITGLAKATAFGTIISVSSCYYGYHCKEGARGVGVATTSTVVFSSILIILANYMITLIHA
- the cutA gene encoding divalent-cation tolerance protein CutA, which encodes MSEELLNEKLIVCVTEVNSLYLWKGEINSGCEVVAIMKSRNDQVDKIVEKIEAMHSYDQPAIAVMPIEKANKSFTNWANSVIDVSSIGV
- the hflK gene encoding FtsH protease activity modulator HflK: MFDENNPWNLGKKPVGNKTPNNEDILSKAVSDVRFFLNGLTRNRGKKPYFIIFIILLFYACTGFYIVHPSEESIELTFGKYSNTETPGLRYHFPYPIGKVFKVNVKEVNREEIGVSSSYGRDTDRGEGVMLTGDENIVNVNFEVQWRVRDAKDYLFKVRDYKPGFSVKNAAESAMREIIGKNTISFALGQGRPEISRDTRILLQQILDGYQMGIEILSVQMKKIDPPEKVISSFRDVQSARADKERTINEAYAYNNDIIPRAKGEAIKIKLDAEAYENEVINEAKGNANRFLSLYEEYRQNPSLVKNRIYLETMENIFSKVDKVVVTDDLKGMFSYLPLTNLGK
- the hflC gene encoding protease modulator HflC, whose product is MSSNIKFVFVSVFVVLLIVLFNSIFVVQETKQAIVIQLGKVVRDVRESGLYFKLPFINSVEFLDKRVLDLSPDKIPREVITADQKRIIVDAYAKYKITNPVTFYQAVRNESGLVRRLYPVIEAHIRENIGRFSLISLLNEKRSEVMQLIQRGVYSEAEKFGIEIIDVRIKRADLPEENSSAIFRRMQTEREKEAKEIRAEGEQAGQEVRSKADKLKREIISSAVKESYEIRGRGYAEATRIYNEAFKVDEEFFNFYRSMSAYSKSFVENNTKFVLSPNNNFLDILNKGWK